The Paenibacillus sp. FSL R7-0345 DNA segment AACAGCCGTATGTTACAGGCAGCACTTGCCGGCGGCGTTCCTGCCTTATACCCGCATCTTTCTTAATCACTGTTCCGTTGTTAACTTAATTATTAAGAGGAGTGTATAAAATGACAAAATTATGGAGTAAAACAAAAGTTGGAAACTTGGAACTGCCACATCGATTAGCGATGGCACCAATGACACGCAGCAGAGCAGAAGAAGATGGTACTCCGGGAGATTTAAGTCCCCTTTATTATGCTCAAAGAGCATCAATGGGACTCCTTATTACGGAAGGCGCACAGCCTTCTGATGATGGTCAAGGATACCTATGGTCACCGGGGATCTATACTGAACAGCATATAAAAGGGTGGAAACAGGTTACGGATGCAGTGCATGAAGCAGGTGGATATATGTACATCCAATTAATGCATGCCGGTCGTATGTCCCATCCTGACAATACACCCCATCATCGCCAACCCGTTGCACCATCAGCCATTGCTCCCGGTGTTCAGATGTTTACAGCTACAGGAATGCAGGACATTCCCGTTCCGCGTGAGTTAAGTAAAGAGGACATTCAAACGACTATTTCCGATTTTCGTAAAGCAGCAGCAGCAGCAATTGAAGCTGGTGCGGATGGCGTTGAAATTCATGGAGCCAATGGATATCTCATTAATCAATTTCTCGGAGAAAATTCGAACACACGGACGGATGAATATGGAGGATCTATTGAAAATCGTGCTCGTTTCGCGATTGAAGTCACAAAAGCCGTCGTACAAGAGATTGGAGCAGACAGGACCGGTTTCCGTATTTCACCAGGGACATCTCTTGGGGGAATTCAAGATGGGGAGCAAGGTTCACAACTGTATCTCTACCTGGTAAAAGAGCTAGCTAAGCTGGAATTAGCATATCTCCATGTAATGCATCTTGGAAATGAAAAACTGCTCTATGATATTCGTTCCATTTGGACAAATCCACTATTAGTCAATCGGGCGGGGCGTGCTCTGGAAAATCTAAGTATTGATCTTGATAATGACCTGGCTGATATGGTACCAGTCGGTGCATGGTCATTAGCTAATCCGGATTTAGTAGAGCGGCTAAAATCAGGAGCGCCATTAAATGAAGCAGATCCTTCAACATTTTTCGGAATAGGAAGCAAAGGGTATACGGATTATCCTACGCTACAAGAATTGGAGTCAGTGTCACTACATAATGAAAAAAACGAATAGTTCATTCGCCTTCTGACTGCGGCAAGTGCAGATGGGGTATCCAGTGTTGTTTACAGCGGCACAGTAACAACCAATAGCCATGGCATGGGCCACTAAATTACTACTATCCACTTTATTTTATTTTGTCATCGGACAAGAACATGTTACATTAGAACCCGCGCTGAGCGCGGTTTTTTTTGTGGGATCAAGTTTTGCTTATGTGAAGCGGAATGCTACTCTATCATTTTTTCTTCAATTTGACTAGTGTATCTTTAATATCGCTTCTACTTGGACCGGCAAATCCTGCTATATAGTGATTTTGGATAAAACAGAAAGGGGAGGTATAGCGGATCTTTTCATGAATGCGATTTCAAAAAACACTTGAGCCAAGCACCAGATATTATCATGGAATGAGGAGAGTGAACAATGGTATTATATCCACGAGCATACAAGCTCCAAAAGCTGACTTCAGCTGTACTTAGACTATCCCGTGATGCCCGAGCGGGCGCTGCATATCGACACCGGACGGAAATACTATTCTGCTGAATGGATCAAGGAGCGGATCGAGGAGATGTCCAGGCTCAGGATGAACACGCTGCAGCTGCATTTTTCCGAGAATGAAGGTTTCCGGCTGATGAGTGAAAAATATCCTGAGATGATGTCAGAGCAGTATTTAACGAAGGAGCAGGTGAAGGATATTATCCGCTCGGCAGCAAAGTATCTTATTGCTGTCATTCCTTCGGTGCAGGAATACAGTAAACCGTATCCACCCGGGCTGATTGGCTGCTGTTCATGTAAAAGAACAAAAAAAGGAGGAATTACTGGCCATGACTAGACTCCTTTCTTCATTATTTTCCGCTTTACTTCTGTCACTTGTTATCACAATGGTAAGCCAAAACAACAATACTGACGATAATGTTCTGTACTATTCATTTACGAATGAATTTTTAAATGGATTTTTGATACTTTTATGCATTTATTTATTCTTAGTAACTCCAGTCTCCTTGTATATAGATAGAATAATCAGGAGTCGCAGTATTATATTACATCTACTTCTGTATTTTGGTATCGGCGGCCTAATGGGTTCATTAATCCTTTTGATCAATTCTGCAAATGATATACAGGCTTCATTACAGCTAATATTACTTTTCGGATTGGGTGCATCTGTATTTATCTTATTTTTATACTTGTTTACTTTCATTAAGAAGAAAAGAAAATGATGATAGTACAGCTAATTTCGTAATATGTGAGCCTGAAGTCAATAGAATCCCTGCACATTAATAATTGTGCAGGGATTTTGATTTTGGAAGCACCATTATCCAACCAAGCTGTGTAGCATTTCCCTCAATTGCTGACGCTGTTCCACTGTAAGCTTCTCCATGAGCTTCTCGGAGATTTCCGCGCTAATCGAGCGAATCGTCCTGATATGGGGCTTCGCTTTATCTGTCAGTGACAGGATGGTTGCGCGCCGGTCTGTCGGGTCGCCGGTACGTTGTATAAGTCCATCTTCCTCTAAAGCGTTCACGAAATCCGTGATTGTACGGGGCTTTAAGTCCATGACAGCCGCAAGTTCATTCATACGCATATGCTCCGCTTTCCAGACTTCCATCAACAGGCGCAGCCGGGCTCCAGAGAGCGGAATTGGCAGGTCTAAAGAAGCCAGGCGTTTATCAAATTCGAATTTCAGAATACGGGAAGTGGTTATGAGTAAATAAAAGGTATCGGCAGCTTCGTCATCCATGTAATCCTGTGGCGATAGGTTCATTTGCTTATACAGCCTCGTTTCGAAAAAGTCTACCCTTATTTTATCGCAAAGAGCCTTTTTTTCAAATGACTCCATACAAATAAGCATTGACTTCAATGAAATTAGTGAGTAAACTCACTATAAACAAATAAAGTGAGGTTACTCACTAAATTAAGCATGCTGGAGGCAAGCTATCATGAAAACCGGTTATTCACAGCAACAACAGTCTACTAAATTATGGACAATGGATTTTGTACTAATTACGGCGGCTAGCTTTTTTTTATTCTTCGGATTTCAAATACTGCTGCCTACGTTGCCGGTTTACATGCTGGACTTGGGTGGAAACAATACAGCGGTCGGCTTGATCATCAGTATCTTTACTGTATTCTCGTTATTCAGCCGGCCATTGGTCGGAGCACTTATGAGCCGGAGCAAAAAAGGCTGGCTTGTTGCAGGTCTAGTCCTTTGTTTTATTATTATATCCTCGTACAATTGGACGCTTTCAGTTGGATTGCTACTACTGGCACGCTGTGTTCATGGCGTTTGCTGGGGAATTGTCACCGTCACGTCGAGTACAATGGCCTCAGATATTATTCCGGCTAACCGGCGGGGAGAGGGGATTGGTTTTTTCGGGCTCGCCAGCACGCTTGCTATGGCACTCGCACCTGCGATCGGACTTGCTCTTCTAGATGGAAAATGGCAGATGCCTGGTGTCATTTTTGTTGCAGCCGCCAGTACAGCGCTAGCCTTGATATGCGTGTGGGGCGTTCAGAAGCAGCGTAATCATAGTAATGAGCGTTCCGGCAGCACTGATCAGGCACAAGCAAGGCTTCCTCTCCGGTCACAGCTATTCGAGCCAAAGGCGCTGTTTCCCTCCTTGCTCGGCTTGTTGATCGGGATCGTTTACGGCGGGATCGTCAGCTTTATTACGCTGTTTGGTGAAGAAGCCCAGATTGGCAATGTCGGTTTGTTTTTTACGTTAAATGCCATCAGCCTGCTCATCGTGCGATTAATTTCCGGACGGCTGTTTGACCGTAAAGGCCACGTATGGGTCATTTTTCCAGGCAGTTTGTTACTGGCCGCTTCGCTCCTCGTTTTGTCCTATACCCATAGCATGACTATGCTGGCAATTTCGGCAGTCCTTTTTGGTTTCGGGTTCGGTGCAGTGCAGCCTTCGCTCCAGGCGTGGATCTTAAACCGCGTAGAACCGGAACTGCGGGGTCCTGCGAATGCGACATTTTATTCGGCATTTGATCTTGGCATCGGCGGAGGGGCGCTACTCCTTGGCCGCCTTGCAGAAGCAAGCAGTTATGCGGTGATGTATCGTTATTCCTTTCTCGTTATCGTACTATTCTGTACTGTCTATATAGCGTATATCTGGAGGAAATCTAATTAAAGGGAAAACACTTGAAGAGGTGATCTTTTCTTTGTTCTATACAAGCCTATAAAAGGCAGCCCCAATAGGGACTGCTTTTTTCTTCATTTTATAAAAGATGGTGTTTCCTTACCGGTAAGAGCTGCTTATAAACTGACAAGTGAAAAGAAAACGTTTCGGAATTTAGAATATAGTCCCACAAGAGCCCGCGCCCAGCGCGGGTTTGTTGTTTTTAAGGAACAACGTTCTTGTCTTTTGCTCAGGGCAAGAACTTGCCCCCATTGCCGAATTGATAATTATCTAAGTTATTTGTGCTAAGTAGTAATATGTTTGACTTGAGATTGATGGAAAGTAAATGTTTGAACATGGACAATGTACTGCTTTCAACGGTACAACGTATTTTATAGCAACTGGATTAGTCATATTGGCTGAACCGTTGAATCTTCATGAATGGGGTGGTGGGCCACGGCAGTTAAGAACGGCAAGGAATATACCGAGCGTATCAACCGCCAGCAAATCAATATATGGTATCAGGGTAAAACCATCAAAGGGCCTTTATCCAGCCATCCCGCTTTCAACGGATTAATGAAGACCCAAGCTGAAATGTATGATATGCAGCATCAGAAGAAAATCATGGAACAACTGACCTTTCAGAGCGGGACTGACGGGGAGCGTTACGGACTTTCCTTCCTGGCACCGAGAAGCAAGGAAGACCTGGTTCGCAGGAGAATCATGATGGAATTGTGGGCAGAGAAGCACCATGGGTTTTTAGGGAGATCACCAGATTATATGAACACGACGCTGATGTCTTTATATACCGCAGCTCATCTGTTACAAGAATACAATCCGGAATATGAAGATAATCTCAAAAAGTACTATGAATACTGCCGAAGTCAGGACATCACATTATCCCATGCATTCATTCAGCCGTTTGCCAGCCGATTGTCCGAGCTGGTGGACGAGTTTGATGATTCCATTACAGCTAAAGTTATCGATCACACGGAGAACGGAATTGTGGTAAGCGGTGCTTTTATGATGGCTACGCAGGCTGCAACCTGTGATGAAATACTGGTGTTTCCTTCACCTTTACCTTCCATGCTGGAACAGGATAATCCATATGCCTTTGCATTTGCCGTTCCCAATGATCTGGAAGGAATGACCTTCATTTGTCGGGAGAGTTATTCAGGCTCATCTCATTATGATCATCCGCTGAGCAGCAGATTTGAAGAAATGGACGCCATGGTTATCTTTGATCACGTGTTCATACCACGCAACCGTATCTTTTACTTAGGGAAGGAAGAGATTGGAGAGCGGCTGTTCAGCGAAGGGAATTTTCACAGCCATACCGGCCATCAGGTGCTTACACGATACATTGCCAAGACGGAATTTCTTCTCGGCCTGGTCTCTAAATTGTCGGATGAACAGAATATCTCGCTCGAACCGGTTACTATAGAGCGGATATCTCGGATTTTGACCATGCTTGAAAATTTGAAATCTCTTCGCCTGGCTTCGGAAATGTTGGCAGAACCGGATTCCAAGGGCTATTATGTGCCGGCCAAAAATCCGCTGATTGCTGCTACGATGCAGTATTCCTCTTTTTATCAGGAGATGCTGGGTATGCTCCAGGACATCAGTTCCAGCAGTCTCGTTATGCTTCCTTCCGAGACAGATCTGGAATCTGATGCCGGCGACTTTATCCGTCTTTATCTTAAAGGACAGGATACATCCGCCTGCGACCGGATTTCTCTTTTCCGGCTGTCCTGGGAGCTGGGTGTCGGCCCCTTCGGCGGCAGACAGAAACAGTTTGAGCGCTTTTTCTTTGGAAACACCCGTACGCTTACTTCCCGAATGTATAACGGGTACAGTCTGGACAAATACAAAGCGATGATTGAGGAATTTCTGCACCGCGGGGAAACCCGCTAATTCCAGAAAAGTGGCAATTCTAGCCTGAACTTCACTGCATGGAAAGAACACCAAACGGATTTCTCAGATTGTTGAGAAACCCAGGTCTTTTAAAGACTCCGGGTTTCTTTTGTATTTCAATGTCGATCTGCAAAGGGGCAGTAATATCCGGATATTAGGATCTGGCCCAAAAAGAACGAAAAAACATTTCTCAATAAAAAGCATAGGATGTACGAAAACTTTCCCTGTACCTTACCCGGGTATCAGCAGGAAAGCTTTTTTTTGTACAAGAGTATTCCCGGATAATCCAAAAAGAATATATTGACCAAAGCAATAAACATGGATATAATTTACACTGTTAATCGTAATAATTACTATTAATTTTTATACCATTCATTAGTATACAGGAGGTGAGGACTGCTTCAGAAAATATCGTTCGCCAAAGAATCATGTATTGAACAGGAATTCGGGAGCTTCCACCTCAGCTCTGATTCAAAGGTTGTAATGATCGGGTCAGGAGCCCATACGTCTGGTAACAGGGGAAATACATGATTTCGGGCTAGAAATAAAGTCAGCGACTCATATTATTTTTAATTCAACGGTTTAGCATGACTGCAGATGCTTATCTGAGTGTATTAAGTAGCCTTAACAGGGATGTACTGGCGCATGTAAAATGCATTCTGTTGATTTCTCCAACTTCAGGCTCTAACAGTCTGCTTCACCCATACATACAAAAGACCGGCTTGGAAGTGGAAGTAATCAGCTCATACTATGGGGGAAATCAAATGAAACGAAAATTAATTACTTTATTGGCGGCAGTCACGGCGCTGGCTTTGCTAGCCGGATGCGGTAAGGCGGAGAACGGACAAACCGATGTGTCCAGTCCAAAGCAGGAGCTCGTTTACGCAACAGTCAAGGATATTAACGATATGAATCCGCATCTTTATCCAGGCTCAATGCCGGCCCAAGGAATGGTTTACGAATCATTGGTTGAAAACACTCCTGAAGGAATCAAGCCGCTGCTGGCAGAATCCTGGGACATCTCTGAAGACGGAACTGTATATACCTTTCATCTAAGACAAGGTGTTACCTTCCACGATGGAGAGCCGTTTAATGCGGAGGCAGTCAAGCAGAATATCGATGCAGTTCAGCATAATGCGGTCAAGCATTCATGGATCAGGCTGTCCACCAAAATTATCGATACCAAGGCAGTGGACGAAAACACCTTCCAGATGACTTTGTCAGAACCCTATTATCCTGCTTTGCTTGAGCTCTCCATGACCAGACCCTACGTCTTCCTGTCACCGAAAGACTTTATTAACGGGGAAACCAAAGATGGAGTGAACGGTCACAACGGAACCGGCCCTTATCGGCTCACCGAACACCAGACAGATCAATATGCTATTTTTGAAGCAAATCCTGATTACTGGAACGGCGCACCGGAGATTAAGAAAATTACCGCAAAGGTGCTTCCGACAGGAGAAACAACATTCCTGGCCCTGCAAAAAGGGGAAGTTAACTTTATTTTTACTGATGACAGGGGAACCGACAGTATTGATACAGAGGCAATGGACTGTCTAATTGAAGCCGGGGATTATCAAGTCGTTAGAAGTGAGCCGATGAACACGAAAGTAATTGTGGCCAACAGCAGCAAAGCTGGAAGTCCTGCACAAGAAAAAGCAGTCCGTGAAGCGATCTGGCATGCGATCGACCGCGAAAGTATCGCCAATCAAATTTTTAACGGTAAAGAAACGCCCGCTGAAACTTTGTTTTCGGCCAACGTGAACTATGCAGATATCGAATTGAAGACGCGCACCTATGATTTACAGGCGGCAGCACAGCTGCTGGACGATGCAGGCTGGACAGTCTCAGAAGGCGGAATCCGCTCTAAAGAGGGTAAGGTTTTATCCATGGAGCTCTATTATGATGCAGCTTCCATATCTCAGAAGACACAAGCTGAATTGATCCAAAATACCGTAAAAGGGATCGGCATGGAGCTGAAGCTGATCGGCGAAGATTCCTCCTCTATCGCTAACCGGAGAGCTTCAGGGACTTATGATTTGTTGTTCAACCAGACATGGGGCCTAGCATATGACCCGCAAAGTACAGTTTCTGCATTTACCTCCGAATCCTCTTACTATCATGCAACAAGCGGTATCGCTCAAGCAGAGCAGCTCTTTGAAAAAATCAATAATGTTATGGCAACCACTACAGAGGACCAGCGAAAATCACTGTACACGGACATCCTGACGATTGTCCATGATGAGGCCATCTTCATTCCAATTACGAACGGAAATCTTACTGTAGTCGCTCCAAGCAGCTTGCAGGGCATCGCCTTTAAGCAAACGCAATTTGAGTTGCCTTTCGAGAATATGCATTTTGAATAACCGGTTACGGAAAGGAAGGTCTTTATGGGCATCTTTATCCTCAAAAGATCATTGCTGGCGGTTCCGCTGCTGATCATTATCTCATTCCTGAACTTTGCTCTGAATAACCTCTCACCGCTAGACCCGGCCGAGGTTGTTCTCCGGGCACAAGGAGTCCCGCAAGTCACTGAAGCCTTGCTCATGGAGACCAAAGCTGCACTCGGCATGGACCGGCCATTTCTGATCCGTTACTTTTATTGGCTGACCTCCTGCCTCCGCCTGGACTTCGGGGACTCTTATATCACGGGTACAGCAGTGTGGGCGCTGCTTGGCCCGGCTTTTATGAACACGCTCAAATTAACTATGGTATCGGTGATTGCTATACTGGCGGTTTCCGTCGGACTCGGAATCCTCTGTGCGCTGAAGGAAGGCAGGCTGCTTGACCGTTCTATCCGGGGCGTTTCATTCTTCCTGACTTCCATGCCGTCGGCATGGCTTGCAGCAATGATGATCTGGTATTTCTCAGTAAAGCTGGATTGGCTGCCGACCAGCGGAATGGATTCCTGGGCCAGTTACATTCTGCCGGTGATCGTCCTTACTGTCAGCTATGCAGGCATTTACTTCCGTCTTGTCCGCAGCTCCATGCTGAGCCAGTTGTATGAGGACTACACGCTATATGCCAGAGCCTGCGGTCTGCAGGAGAGGAAAATTACACTTAGAATGTTAAAGAACTCTATGCAGGTTGCTACTTCTGTGTTCTGTATGGCGGTCCCCATTATTCTGGGGAGTACAGTTGTCGTCGAAAGCATCTTCGCCTGGCCCGGTTTAGGTCCATTAACCGTAAATTCAATCCTGGGGAGGGATTTTCCGGTCATCCAGGCTTATGTCCTGGTACTGGCCGTTTCCTTCGTGCTGTTTAATACACTCTCGGATCTCATTAATGCAGCACTGGACCCCAAGTTAAGAAAGGAGTTCTAAATGAGCGTATTGCAAAAGATATGGGGGGACAAGCTTGCTGCCTTGTCCCTCACGATCATCGTGCTGACCGCAGCTGCGGGAATCTTAGCACCTTGGTTAGCGCCCCATAGTCCAGAGCAAGTTCATATGGAGCTGCGCTATGCTCTACCGTCCTGGAAATTCCTGCTTGGCAACGATCATTTGGGACGCTGTGTATTATCCAGATTAATTTACGGCATACGTCCCAGTGTCCTGTGGGTATTTGTTGCGATGGCCGTATCTGCGCTTTTCGGGGCATTGCTGGGATTGCTGGCCGGTTATTTCAGGGGAAAGACAGACAGTGTGATCATGAGGGTCTGTGACGTAATGCTCTCCTTTCCCGGTTATGTCATGTCGCTGGCTGTAGTAGGGATATTGGGGCCGGGAATCCAGAACATTCTAATTGCCTTTGTCGTTATGAAATGGGCCTGGTTTGCGCGTGTCATCCGCTCTTCGGTCCTGCAGTATGCCGATGCAGACTATGTAAGATTTGCCAAAACGAGCGGAATGGGCAATATGACAATTATGATAAAGCATATCATGCCTGTGGCGCTTCCGGATTTTGCCGTCATTGCAAGCAGTGCGTTCGGAACGATGATTCTGCAAATCTCCGGACTGTCCTTTCTTGGTTTAGGGATCGAGGCGCCTCATGCGGAATGGGGCATGATGCTGAATGAAGCCAGAGGGGTAATGTTCTCCCGGCCGGAGCTTATGCTGGCTCCAGGGCTGGCCATCGTCATCATAGTATCAGCGGTAAATTTCTGCTCTGATTCCCTGCAAGTAGCCTTAGATCCAAAATTGCAAAGAAAGCCTTCCAAACCGCGGCGGGCATTTACGAGATTTTCTGCCAAACTGAAGGGGGAAGAGGTGGCATAACTTCCATGAACACGCTGGAGGTTTCAAATTTACGATTATGGGATGCTTTAACGGATACGATCCTTGTCAAGGACAGCTCTTTTCAGATCAAGCCCGAGCGCTGTCTGGCTATTGTAGGGGAGAGCGGGAGCGGGAAGTCTGTAACCTGCCGGGCGATTATGCGGCTGAACAGGTCCAACATTAGGCAGAGCGGAAGC contains these protein-coding regions:
- the opp1B gene encoding nickel/cobalt ABC transporter permease; this encodes MGIFILKRSLLAVPLLIIISFLNFALNNLSPLDPAEVVLRAQGVPQVTEALLMETKAALGMDRPFLIRYFYWLTSCLRLDFGDSYITGTAVWALLGPAFMNTLKLTMVSVIAILAVSVGLGILCALKEGRLLDRSIRGVSFFLTSMPSAWLAAMMIWYFSVKLDWLPTSGMDSWASYILPVIVLTVSYAGIYFRLVRSSMLSQLYEDYTLYARACGLQERKITLRMLKNSMQVATSVFCMAVPIILGSTVVVESIFAWPGLGPLTVNSILGRDFPVIQAYVLVLAVSFVLFNTLSDLINAALDPKLRKEF
- the opp1C gene encoding nickel/cobalt ABC transporter permease, which translates into the protein MSVLQKIWGDKLAALSLTIIVLTAAAGILAPWLAPHSPEQVHMELRYALPSWKFLLGNDHLGRCVLSRLIYGIRPSVLWVFVAMAVSALFGALLGLLAGYFRGKTDSVIMRVCDVMLSFPGYVMSLAVVGILGPGIQNILIAFVVMKWAWFARVIRSSVLQYADADYVRFAKTSGMGNMTIMIKHIMPVALPDFAVIASSAFGTMILQISGLSFLGLGIEAPHAEWGMMLNEARGVMFSRPELMLAPGLAIVIIVSAVNFCSDSLQVALDPKLQRKPSKPRRAFTRFSAKLKGEEVA
- a CDS encoding 4-hydroxyphenylacetate 3-hydroxylase N-terminal domain-containing protein, which translates into the protein MGWWATAVKNGKEYTERINRQQINIWYQGKTIKGPLSSHPAFNGLMKTQAEMYDMQHQKKIMEQLTFQSGTDGERYGLSFLAPRSKEDLVRRRIMMELWAEKHHGFLGRSPDYMNTTLMSLYTAAHLLQEYNPEYEDNLKKYYEYCRSQDITLSHAFIQPFASRLSELVDEFDDSITAKVIDHTENGIVVSGAFMMATQAATCDEILVFPSPLPSMLEQDNPYAFAFAVPNDLEGMTFICRESYSGSSHYDHPLSSRFEEMDAMVIFDHVFIPRNRIFYLGKEEIGERLFSEGNFHSHTGHQVLTRYIAKTEFLLGLVSKLSDEQNISLEPVTIERISRILTMLENLKSLRLASEMLAEPDSKGYYVPAKNPLIAATMQYSSFYQEMLGMLQDISSSSLVMLPSETDLESDAGDFIRLYLKGQDTSACDRISLFRLSWELGVGPFGGRQKQFERFFFGNTRTLTSRMYNGYSLDKYKAMIEEFLHRGETR
- a CDS encoding MFS transporter, with translation MKTGYSQQQQSTKLWTMDFVLITAASFFLFFGFQILLPTLPVYMLDLGGNNTAVGLIISIFTVFSLFSRPLVGALMSRSKKGWLVAGLVLCFIIISSYNWTLSVGLLLLARCVHGVCWGIVTVTSSTMASDIIPANRRGEGIGFFGLASTLAMALAPAIGLALLDGKWQMPGVIFVAAASTALALICVWGVQKQRNHSNERSGSTDQAQARLPLRSQLFEPKALFPSLLGLLIGIVYGGIVSFITLFGEEAQIGNVGLFFTLNAISLLIVRLISGRLFDRKGHVWVIFPGSLLLAASLLVLSYTHSMTMLAISAVLFGFGFGAVQPSLQAWILNRVEPELRGPANATFYSAFDLGIGGGALLLGRLAEASSYAVMYRYSFLVIVLFCTVYIAYIWRKSN
- the nikA gene encoding nickel ABC transporter substrate-binding protein, coding for MTADAYLSVLSSLNRDVLAHVKCILLISPTSGSNSLLHPYIQKTGLEVEVISSYYGGNQMKRKLITLLAAVTALALLAGCGKAENGQTDVSSPKQELVYATVKDINDMNPHLYPGSMPAQGMVYESLVENTPEGIKPLLAESWDISEDGTVYTFHLRQGVTFHDGEPFNAEAVKQNIDAVQHNAVKHSWIRLSTKIIDTKAVDENTFQMTLSEPYYPALLELSMTRPYVFLSPKDFINGETKDGVNGHNGTGPYRLTEHQTDQYAIFEANPDYWNGAPEIKKITAKVLPTGETTFLALQKGEVNFIFTDDRGTDSIDTEAMDCLIEAGDYQVVRSEPMNTKVIVANSSKAGSPAQEKAVREAIWHAIDRESIANQIFNGKETPAETLFSANVNYADIELKTRTYDLQAAAQLLDDAGWTVSEGGIRSKEGKVLSMELYYDAASISQKTQAELIQNTVKGIGMELKLIGEDSSSIANRRASGTYDLLFNQTWGLAYDPQSTVSAFTSESSYYHATSGIAQAEQLFEKINNVMATTTEDQRKSLYTDILTIVHDEAIFIPITNGNLTVVAPSSLQGIAFKQTQFELPFENMHFE
- a CDS encoding alkene reductase, yielding MTKLWSKTKVGNLELPHRLAMAPMTRSRAEEDGTPGDLSPLYYAQRASMGLLITEGAQPSDDGQGYLWSPGIYTEQHIKGWKQVTDAVHEAGGYMYIQLMHAGRMSHPDNTPHHRQPVAPSAIAPGVQMFTATGMQDIPVPRELSKEDIQTTISDFRKAAAAAIEAGADGVEIHGANGYLINQFLGENSNTRTDEYGGSIENRARFAIEVTKAVVQEIGADRTGFRISPGTSLGGIQDGEQGSQLYLYLVKELAKLELAYLHVMHLGNEKLLYDIRSIWTNPLLVNRAGRALENLSIDLDNDLADMVPVGAWSLANPDLVERLKSGAPLNEADPSTFFGIGSKGYTDYPTLQELESVSLHNEKNE
- a CDS encoding MarR family transcriptional regulator; translated protein: MDDEAADTFYLLITTSRILKFEFDKRLASLDLPIPLSGARLRLLMEVWKAEHMRMNELAAVMDLKPRTITDFVNALEEDGLIQRTGDPTDRRATILSLTDKAKPHIRTIRSISAEISEKLMEKLTVEQRQQLREMLHSLVG
- a CDS encoding family 20 glycosylhydrolase; this encodes MPERALHIDTGRKYYSAEWIKERIEEMSRLRMNTLQLHFSENEGFRLMSEKYPEMMSEQYLTKEQVKDIIRSAAKYLIAVIPSVQEYSKPYPPGLIGCCSCKRTKKGGITGHD